In a single window of the Anguilla rostrata isolate EN2019 chromosome 4, ASM1855537v3, whole genome shotgun sequence genome:
- the LOC135252946 gene encoding small ribosomal subunit protein eS27-like isoform X1, giving the protein MSHAKDLMYPAFEAECRRHKKKRLVQSPNSYFMDVKCPGCYRITTVFSHAQGVVPCGGCSFVLCQPRGGKCRLTEGCSFRRKPR; this is encoded by the exons atgtcg CATGCCAAGGACCTGATGTACCCTGCCTTTGAGGCAGAATGTCGGAGACACAAGAAGAAGAGACTTGTGCAAAGTCCCAACTCTTACTTCATGGATGTCAAATGCCCAG GCTGCTACAGGATCACCACGGTGTTCAGCCATGCCCAGGGGGTGGTGCCGTGTGGTGGCTGCTCCTTCGTCCTGTGTCAGCCTAGAGGTGGGAAGTGTCGTCTCACTGAAG GCTGCTCTTTTAGAAGAAAGCCTCGCTGA
- the LOC135252942 gene encoding ras-related protein Rab-8A: protein MAKTYDYLFKLLLIGDSGVGKTCVLFRFSEDAFNSTFISTIGIDFKIRTIELDGKKIKLQIWDTAGQERFRTITTAYYRGAMGIMLVYDITNEKSFDNIKNWIRNIEEHASADVEKMILGNKCDVNDKRQVSKDRGEKLALEYGIKFMETSAKANINVENAFMTLARDIKAKMDKKLEGNSPQGSSQGVKITTEQQKKSSFFRCVLL from the exons ATGGCGAAGACTTACGATTACTTGTTTAAACTACTATTAATCGGGGACTCTGGAGTCGGAAAGACTTGTGTGCTGTTCAGATTCTCAGAAGATGCCTTTAACTCCACATTCATCTCCACTATAG GTATTGACTTTAAAATTAGAACAATAGAACTAGATGGAAAGAAGATTAAGCTACAGATATG ggacACAGCTGGCCAGGAGCGATTCCGAACAATCACAACGGCGTACTACCGGGGAGCCATG GGCATCATGTTAGTCTATGATATCACCAACGAGAAGTCCTTTGACAACATCAAGAACTGGATTAGGAATATAGAGGAG CATGCATCAGCTGATGTGGAGAAGATGATTCTGGGCAACAAGTGCGACGTTAACGACAAGCGGCAAGTGTCCAAAGACAGGGGGGAGAAG TTGGCGTTGGAGTATGGCATCAAGTTTATGGAGACCAGTGCCAAGGCCAACATCAACGTGGAGAAC GCCTTCATGACACTTGCCAGAGACATCAAAGCGAAAATGGACAAGAAATTG GAGGGCAACAGCCCCCAAGGCAGCAGTCAGGGGGTGAAGAtcaccacagagcagcagaagaAGAGCAGTTTCTTCCGCTGTGTCCTGCTGTGA
- the LOC135252946 gene encoding small ribosomal subunit protein eS27-like isoform X2: protein MYPAFEAECRRHKKKRLVQSPNSYFMDVKCPGCYRITTVFSHAQGVVPCGGCSFVLCQPRGGKCRLTEGCSFRRKPR, encoded by the exons ATGTACCCTGCCTTTGAGGCAGAATGTCGGAGACACAAGAAGAAGAGACTTGTGCAAAGTCCCAACTCTTACTTCATGGATGTCAAATGCCCAG GCTGCTACAGGATCACCACGGTGTTCAGCCATGCCCAGGGGGTGGTGCCGTGTGGTGGCTGCTCCTTCGTCCTGTGTCAGCCTAGAGGTGGGAAGTGTCGTCTCACTGAAG GCTGCTCTTTTAGAAGAAAGCCTCGCTGA
- the tpm4a gene encoding tropomyosin 4a isoform X4 produces MMMAGLNSLDAVKRKIQTLQQQADEAEDRAQILQRELDSERELREKAEGDVAALNRRIQLVEEELDRAQERLATALQKLEEAEKAADESERGMKVIENRAMKDEEKMEIQEMQLKEAKHIAEEADRKYEEVARKLVILEGELERAEERAEVSELKCSDLEEELKNVTNNLKSLEAQSEKYSEKEDKYEEEIKVLTDKLKEAETRAEFAERTVAKLEKSIDDLEEKLSSAKEENLGMHQVLDQTLQELNSL; encoded by the exons ATGATGATGGCAGGTCTGAATTCTTTGGACGCAGTTAAACGAAAAATCCAGACTTTACAGCAACAAGCCGACGAAGCAGAGGACCGAGCCCAGATTTTACAGAGAGAGTTGGACAGTGAACGGGAACTtcgagagaaa gCTGAGGGGGATGTGGCAGCTCTGAACCGTAGGATCCAGCTGGTAGAGGAAGAGTTGGACCGGGCCCAGGAGAGGCTGGCCACGGCGCtgcagaagctggaggaggccgAGAAGGCAGCTGATGAGAGCGAGAG GGGCATGAAGGTGATTGAGAACCGGGCGATGAAGGATGAGGAGAAGATGGAGATCCAGGAGATGCAGCTGAAAGAGGCCAAGCACATTGCCGAGGAGGCAGACCGCAAATATGAGGAG GTGGCGCGTAAACTGGTTATCCTGGAGGGGGAGCTGGAGAGAGCTGAGGAGAGAGCAGAAGTGTCAGAGCT CAAATGCAGTGATTTGGAAGAGGAGTTGAAAAATGTCACCAACAACCTCAAGTCTCTAGAAGCTCAGTCTGAGAAG TACTCAGAAAAAGAGGACAAGTATGAGGAGGAAATCAAGGTGCTCACTGACAAACTGAAGGAG GCTGAGACTCGTGCAGAATTTGCTGAGAGGACAGTGGCCAAACTGGAAAAGTCCATTGATGACCTGGAAG AAAAACTGTCAAGTGCCAAAGAGGAAAACTTGGGAATGCATCAAGTCCTGGACCAGACACTGCAGGAGCTGAACAGCttataa
- the tpm4a gene encoding tropomyosin 4a isoform X3 produces the protein MMMAGLNSLDAVKRKIQTLQQQADEAEDRAQILQRELDSERELREKAEGDVAALNRRIQLVEEELDRAQERLATALQKLEEAEKAADESERGMKVIENRAMKDEEKMEIQEMQLKEAKHIAEEADRKYEEVARKLVILEGELERAEERAEVSELKCSDLEEELKNVTNNLKSLEAQSEKYSEKEDKYEEEIKVLTDKLKEAETRAEFAERTVAKLEKSIDDLEDELYAQKLKYKAISEELDHALNDMTSL, from the exons ATGATGATGGCAGGTCTGAATTCTTTGGACGCAGTTAAACGAAAAATCCAGACTTTACAGCAACAAGCCGACGAAGCAGAGGACCGAGCCCAGATTTTACAGAGAGAGTTGGACAGTGAACGGGAACTtcgagagaaa gCTGAGGGGGATGTGGCAGCTCTGAACCGTAGGATCCAGCTGGTAGAGGAAGAGTTGGACCGGGCCCAGGAGAGGCTGGCCACGGCGCtgcagaagctggaggaggccgAGAAGGCAGCTGATGAGAGCGAGAG GGGCATGAAGGTGATTGAGAACCGGGCGATGAAGGATGAGGAGAAGATGGAGATCCAGGAGATGCAGCTGAAAGAGGCCAAGCACATTGCCGAGGAGGCAGACCGCAAATATGAGGAG GTGGCGCGTAAACTGGTTATCCTGGAGGGGGAGCTGGAGAGAGCTGAGGAGAGAGCAGAAGTGTCAGAGCT CAAATGCAGTGATTTGGAAGAGGAGTTGAAAAATGTCACCAACAACCTCAAGTCTCTAGAAGCTCAGTCTGAGAAG TACTCAGAAAAAGAGGACAAGTATGAGGAGGAAATCAAGGTGCTCACTGACAAACTGAAGGAG GCTGAGACTCGTGCAGAATTTGCTGAGAGGACAGTGGCCAAACTGGAAAAGTCCATTGATGACCTGGAAG ATGAACTCTATGCTCAGAAGCTGAAGTACAAGGCTATCAGTGAGGAGCTGGACCACGCCCTCAATGACATGACCTCCTTGTAG